Proteins co-encoded in one Fusarium fujikuroi IMI 58289 draft genome, chromosome FFUJ_chr06 genomic window:
- a CDS encoding related to dicarboxylate carrier protein: protein MSQSLKQAAESARSKTSDVLGAARGDSAAIANDILHTPLMRAALPFINGGISGMVATTVIQPVDMVKVRIQLAGEGTASGPKPSPLSVTRQIIASGKVLDLYTGLSAGLLRQAVYTTARLGMFDTLMGNLSARAKADGRSVGFSERATAGLTAGGIAAMIGNPADLALIRMQSDGLKPLAERKNYKSVIDALTSIAKSEGVGALWAGAAPTVARAMALNFGQLAFFSEAKVQLKNNTDLSARTQTLTASAIAGFFASFFSLPFDFVKTRLQKQSKGPDGKLPYRSMMDCFSKVAKQEGLGRFYRGFGTYYVRIAPHAMVTLIVADYLGWITK, encoded by the exons ATGAGCCAATCACTCAAGCAGGCAGCTGAATCAGCTCGCTCAAAGACCAGCGATGTTTTGGGAGCTGCTCGAGGTGACTCGGCCGCTATTGCCAATGACATCCTTCACACTCCTCTCATGAGGGCCGCCCTTCCCTTCATCAACGGTGGTATCAGCGGTATGGTGGCCACGACCGTCATCCAACCTGTCGACATGGTCAAGGTCCGTATTCAACTCGCTGGCGAGGGAACTGCTTCTGGCCCTAAGCCTTCTCCCCTCTCCGTCACTCGACAGATCATTGCCAGTGGAAAGGTTCTTGACCTGTACACTGGTCTCTCAGCTGGTCTTTTGCGCCAGGCCGTCTACACCACGGCCCGCTTGGGCATGTTCGACACGCTCATGGGGAACTTGTCCGCCCGAGCCAAAGCTGATGGTCGCTCAGTCGGTTTCTCAGAACGAGCAACTGCTGGTCTCACTGCCGGTGGTATCGCTGCTATGATTGGTAACCCTGCTGATCTCGCCCTCATCCGAATGCAAAGTGATGGCCTTAAGCCCCTTGCCGAGCGAAAGAACTACAAGTCTGTCATTGATGCTCTCACCAGCATCGCTAAGAGCGAAGGTGTCGGTGCTCTCTGGGCCGGTGCTGCTCCCACAGTCGCACGAGCCATGGCTCTCAACTTTGGTCAGCTCGCTTTCTTCAGTGAGGCCAAGGTCCAGCTCAAAAACAACACCGATCTCTCTGCTCGCACTCAGACTCTCACTGCCAGCGCAATTGCTGGTTTCTtcgcctccttcttctcgttgccCTTCGACTTTGTCAAGACACGTCTCCAGAAGCAATCCAAGGGACCTGACGGCAAGCTGCCATACCGCAGCATGATGGACTGCTTCTCCAAGGTTGCTAAGCAAGAGGGTCTCGGCCGCTTCTACCGTGGTTTCGGTACATACTACGTCCGCATCGCTCCTCACGC TATGGTGACATTGATCGTTGCTGATTACCTTGGCTGGATCACAAAATAA
- a CDS encoding related to cytochrome P450 94A1 gives MANLSGWNLLNFTYPMLTHHATLLNVWNGIIFLQPRQHLFSWFHRCERLYGYETLHITVPTLPPGVIINSPQNLEFIFRHEGIFEKGDFFKQRSWDLFGHGIINVDGEFWRLQRKAGLRFLSAAALKTLTSDRLPEYLEQAIRVLKGKEAGRDVVDLQAVIHEVTTQLMGRMAYNMEMHADDDFTVAFEHASGATAERFQNPLWFMTEMFFGTRMRRSIRTVKAYGQRIVKSAVADREEMEGKTQSDAPGSLIQSLLDAIGDDDLVADAALNYLSAGRDTVAQALTWTLYLLMKHPEVTSKLCQSIQDLRDEIRDQDHSENDPDLLTPVRLPYVLAVFYENLRLRPPIPFEIKQAQQETILPDGTFLPKGAVVLWCAWAMGRSHTTWGPDADEFRPERWLTTSPSGDVTVMQRSAAEFPVFNGGPRVCLGKKMAELVAVQTLARLVPLFDFRPAFEGVRVSKSSLTLPMEGGLPVYVHARTTSDIL, from the exons ATGGCAAACCTCTCAGGTTGGAATTTACTCAATTTCACATACCCTATGCTCACTCATCATGCCACTTTGCTGAATGTAT GGAATGGCATTATATTCCTTCAGCCTCGCCAACATCTCTTTTCCTGGTTCCACCGCTGTGAGCGTCTGTATGGTTATGAGACTCTCCATATCACTGTTCCTACTCTCCCGCCAGGTGTCATTATCAACAGCCCTCAGAACCTAGAGTTCATCTTCCGCCATGAGGGAATCTTTGAAAAGGGAGACTTCTTCAAACAGCGATCTTGGGACTTATTCGGCCATGGGATCATCAACGTGGACGGCGAGTTCTGGCGCCTGCAGCGCAAGGCTGGTCTACGGTTCCTCTCAGCAGCTGCTTTGAAGACTCTGACGAGTGACCGATTACCAGAGTACCTAGAACAAGCCATCCGCGTCCTCAAGGGTAAAGAAGCTGGGAGAGATGTAGTGGACTTACAGGCCGTGATTCACGAAGTGACGACGCAGCTGATGGGACGAATGGCATACAACATGGAGATGCACGCTGACGATGATTTTACCGTTGCTTTTGAGCATGCATCAGGGGCCACAGCCGAAAGGTTCCAGAATCCACTATGGTTTATGACAGAAATGTTCTTTGGAACTCGGATGCGACGTTCTATCCGAACTGTCAAGGCCTACGGGCAGCGGATCGTCAAGAGTGCAGTGGCTGATCGCGAAGAAATGGAGGGAAAGACTCAGTCCGATGCGCCAGGAAGTCTCATTCAGTCTTTATTGGATGCAATTGGCGACGACGATCTTGTAGCAGATGCTGCACTGAATTATCTTTCGGCAGGGAGAGATACCGTTGCTCAGGCACTTACGTGGACGCTATATTTACTCATGAAGCACCCCGAAGTGACCAGCAAGCTATGCCAGTCGATCCAAGACCTACGAGATGAAATCAGAGACCAAGATCACTCTGAGAACGACCCCGATCTTCTAACCCCGGTACGACTCCCCTACGTGCTAGCAGTCTTCTACGAAAACCTCCGCCTTCGACCTCCCATCCCCTTCGAGATcaaacaagctcaacaagaaacAATCCTTCCCGATGGAACATTCCTTCCAAAAGGCGCTGTCGTGCTATGGTGTGCTTGGGCAATGGGCCGCTCTCACACAACTTGGGGTCCTGATGCAGATGAGTTTCGCCCAGAGCGATGGCTAACTACGTCTCCATCTGGTGATGTGACAGTCATGCAGCGTTCAGCAGCCGAGTTTCCTGTCTTCAATGGTGGACCTCGGGTGTGTCTAGGGAAGAAAATGGCAGAGTTGGTTGCTGTACAGACATTGGCGAGGTTGGTACCTCTATTTGACTTCAGACCTGCTTTCGAAGGCGTGAGAGTGAGCAAGAGTAGTTTGACTCTACCGATGGAGGGTGGCTTGCCGGTGTATGTGCATGCTAGAACGACCTCCGACATTTTGTAG
- a CDS encoding related to stilbene synthase 2, which produces MSAPGTFGELGLSIIGIGAEYPPYSLDYTCLNTLSDKFYPDTLSMQKVLGINRYTGIDTRSSIGTPDHPAVNKKDAPSIAELHSLFLSDGVPLAIRAARKAIDEAKIDTRFITHIVATTCTDSANPGFDHFVAKGLGISHGVEKVLLHGVGCSGGLATLRTGANLALGHKARGLPARVLCVALEVSTTMVRSELDSINELQQTRIGACLFSDCGSAAVLSNGIGEPSEPVYDLLGWDHRTIPDTEDDLGFDVDPVGWKVVLTPRVPKLTAASIGPAFNDLKASLPQLPPDYQKAADFDWAMHPGGATILSGAERAMDITPEHQRASYDTYINHGNSSSATIFSVMDRLRSRDMDAMAPDGRVRDYVVGCAFGPGITVEMCMLKRNTSYGAGLPGLQTPPETPAETETEPSEIGDGDGEWGRESSGDPAESPDQYALFVAESLEHLDLD; this is translated from the exons ATGTCAGCTCCAGGCACATTTGGAGAGCTGGGTCTCTCCATCATCGGTATCGGCGCCGAATACCCACCATATTCCCTAGATTATACTTGCCTCAACACCCTTAGTGACAAGTTCTATCCCGATACACTTTC TATGCAAAAAGTCCTCGGAATCAACAGATATACCGGAATTGACACACGGTCGTCCATTGGAACACCCGACCACCCAGCTGTTAACAAGAAAGATGCGCCCTCAATAGCAGAGCTCCACTCCCTGTTCCTCTCCGATGGTGTTCCTCTTGCGATTCGAGCCGCTCGAAAGGCCATTGACGAGGCCAAGATTGATACAAGATTCATTACCCACATAGTCGCCACAACATGTACAGACAGCGCAAACCCGGGCTTCGACCACTTTGTCGCAAAAGGTCTGGGCATATCGCATGGTGTAGAGAAAGTCTTGCTTCACGGTGTTGGTTGCAGCGGCGGACTAGCAACTCTCCGGACAGGCGCGAACCTAGCTCTTGGTCATAAAGCACGCGGTCTGCCCGCGCGCGTCCTATGTGTGGCACTTGAGGTCAGCACCACTATGGTACGTAGTGAGCTAGATAGCATCAACGAGCTACAGCAGACAAGAATAGGCGCATGCCTGTTTTCGGACTGCGGTAGTGCCGCTGTGTTAAGCAACGGTATCGGTGAACCTTCTGAACCAGTATATGACCTCCTCGGCTGGGACCACAGGACCATACCAGATACTGAGGATGACTTGGGGTTTGATGTTGACCCAGTCG GCTGGAAGGTTGTTCTCACACCTCGTGTCCCCAAGCTCACTGCTGCCTCAATTGGCCCAGCTTTCAACGACCTCAAGGCATCTCTGCCCCAACTCCCTCCAGACTACCAGAAAGCAGCCGACTTCGACTGGGCGATGCACCCTGGCGGCGCTACCATCCTTTCAGGCGCTGAGAGGGCCATGGATATCACACCAGAACACCAAAGGGCAAGTTATGACACATACATCAATCATGGCAACTCAAGTTCGGCTACCATCTTCAGTGTCATGGATCGCCTACGTTCGAGAGATATGGATGCCATGGCGCCTGACGGACGAGTCCGTGACTATGTCGTTGGTTGTGCTTTCGGTCCTGGTATCACAGTTGAAATGTGCATGTTGAAGCGGAACACGTCTTATGGTGCGGGCCTGCCTGGCCTACAGACTCCACCAGAGACACCGGCTGAAACGGAGACTGAGCCGAGTGAAATCGGGGACGGAGATGGTGAGTGGGGCCGTGAGTCCAGCGGAGATCCGGCCGAGTCGCCAGATCAGTATGCGTTATTTGTGGCCGAATCGTTGGAGCATCTAGATCTAGATTAG
- a CDS encoding related to Che-1 protein — protein sequence MAKAKGRAKQFQDLDEPIAKDYDPEANIEVSEDGSGSEESEDENAGTEHYVSVGKSKLRKQDGLSLGPQYRGSRVSRDALEEDSESEDENEDEESGDEEFDDPETADLARDEAEANDSEIESDDALGESDEERFKEFTFRGSSKPKKPVNKRATAADYMSSSDEGGADVGEDEDDESESDEDDMDDGLDALVDSEEGSDDESDENGDEEGSGEEEEEEDDDGSESDEEESEAKAKNAKPMMAALSTRPDVDKGLAIRQQRKAYDGLLNIRIRLQKALIAANTFDTLDANPEPESEPYEAAEEAAIKLLNTISSLKDNFGPSRAGEKRKRELDVSMATSEIWEQLQAEEQRSIKSREDRLEKWSRKVQSVNITAPKGLESRNKTLVSALKEQLLDPDNRLVKRSRVPRSCAPMQAAKGASEDSNIYDDADFYQVLLKELVDQRTVEGSSGAGAGAAVPTVVLTAAKDVKSRKNVDRKASKGRKMRFTVHEKLQNFMAPEDRRAWEQGAIDRFFGTLFGRKMELNEDESEDDMDVDVEEAGLRLFRN from the exons ATGGCCAAAGCAAAGGGTCGCGCAAAGCAGTTTCAAGACTTGGACGAGCCTATCGCCAAGG ACTACGACCCCGAGGCCAATATCGAAGTTAGTGAGGATGGCAGCGGTAGCGAAGAGAGCGAGGACGAGAACGCGGGTACTGAGCACTATGTTTCTGTCGGAAAGAGTAAATTGAGGAAACAGGATGGTCTGTCACTCGGTCCCCAGTACCGAGGCTCTCGAGTTTCGCGAGATGCgcttgaagaagacagcGAGTCCGAAGACGAaaatgaggacgaggagtCGGGCGATGAGGAATTCGACGACCCTGAGACCGCAGATCTAGCACGcgacgaggctgaggccAACGACTCAGAAATCGAGAGCGACGACGCCCTTGGCGAAAGCGACGAGGAGCGCTTCAAGGAGTTTACTTTCCGAGGAAGCTCGAAGCCCAAAAAGCCCGTTAACAAGCGAGCTACTGCTGCTGACTACATGTCTTCTTCCGATGAAGGTGGCGCTGATGTtggcgaagacgaggatgacgaatCCGAGTCAGATGAGGACGACATGGACGATGGCCTTGACGCTCTGGTCGATAGCGAGGAAGGCTCCGACGATGAGTcggatgagaatggcgatgaggagggctcgggagaagaggaggaggaagaggacgatgatggtaGTGAaagcgatgaggaagaatcAGAGGCGAAGGCTAAGAACGCAAAACCTATGATGGCAGCCCTATCAACCCGACCCGATGTTGACAAGGGTTTGGCAATCCGTCAGCAGCGCAAGGCCTATGACGGGCTCCTTAACATTCGAATTCGCCTACAGAAAGCCCTCATTGCTGCCAACACCTTTGATACCCTCGACGCCAACCCCGAGCCCGAATCGGAGCCCTACGAGGCGGCTGAAGAGGCAGCaatcaagctcctcaacaccatcagcagcCTTAAGGATAACTTTGGACCATCTCGAGCTGGTGAAAAGCGCAAGCGTGAACTAGATGTGTCTATGGCCACAAGCGAGATCTGGGAGCAATTACAAGCGGAGGAACAACGGTCTATCAAATCTAGGGAGGATCGCCTTGAGAAGTGGTCTCGCAAGGTGCAGTCTGTTAATATCACAGCACCCAAGGGGCTCGAGTCGCGAAACAAGACTCTTGTCAGTGCCCTCAAGGAGCAGCTCCTTGACCCCGACAACCGTCTCGTCAAGCGCTCTCGCGTTCCTCGTTCATGTGCCCCTATGCAAGCAGCCAAGGGTGCATCGGAGGACAGCAACATCTATGACGACGCCGACTTCTACCAGGTTCTCTTGAAGGAGCTTGTGGACCAGCGCACAGTGGAGGGCTCATcgggagctggagctggagctgccGTCCCCACGGTCGTCCTCACAGCAGCCAAAGATGTCAAGTCACGAAAGAATGTTGACCGCAAGGCCAGCAAGGGCCGCAAGATGCGCTTCACAGTCCACGAGAAGCTGCAGAACTTCATGGCACCTGAGGACCGACGTGCGTGGGAGCAGGGTGCTATTGACCGCTTCTTCGGCACGCTCTTCGGCCGCAAGATGGAGCTGAACGAAGACGAGAGCGAGGATGAcatggatgttgatgttgaggaggcaGGACTCCGGCTGTTTAGAAACTAA
- a CDS encoding NBP35-like protein, which translates to MRPTSAQLFQCFRALQHENPLGLPRSGTPPTWGKRPVRRKITGVEKVIAVSSAKGGVGKSTVAANLSLAFARLGFRAGILDTDIFGPSIPTLFDLSGEPRLSTNNQLIPLTNYGVKTMSMGYLVGENAPVVWRGPMVMKAIQQLLHEVEWGGLDVLVLDLPPGTGDTQLTITQQVILDGSVIVTTPHTLATKDAVKGINMFKTVDVNILGLVQNMSLFTCPHCHGETNIFGSNARVEKLCQEHQIDFLGDIPLHPNIGDDGDRGKPTVVAEPTSERAGAFLKIAQDICPKIDLSGK; encoded by the exons ATGCGTCCAACATCTGCCCAACTCTTTCAGTGCTTCCGGGCGCTGCAACATGAAAATCCATTA GGTCTCCCTCGGTCAGGAACGCCGCCGACCTGGGGTAAACGTCCAGTCCGTCGTAAAATCACCGGTGTCGAGAAAGTCATTGCAGTATCTTCAGCCAAAGGTGGTGTAGGCAAAAGCACAGTTGCAG CAAATCTGTCTCTGGCTTTTGCTCGTCTTGGCTTTCGTGCTGGGATCCTGGACACTGATATCTTTGGTCCATCTATTCCAACCTTGTTTGACCTCTCAGGAGAACCGAGGTTATCGACTA ATAATCAGCTCATCCCTCTCACAAACTATGGAGTCAAGACCATGTCCATGGGCTATCTGGTTGGCGAGAATGCACCAGTAGTTTGGCGAGGCCCTATGGTGATGAAGGCTATTCAGCAGCTTCTACATGAGGTAGAATGGGGtggtcttgatgttcttgtcctAGACCTCCCCCCAGGTACAGGAGATACACAATTGACCATCACACAGCAGGTTATTTTAGATG GCTCTGTCATCGTCACAACTCCTCATACTCTTGCCACCAAAGATGCTGTCAAAGGTATCAACATGTTCAAAACAGTTGATGTCAATATCCTTGGCTTGGTACAGAACATGTCCTTGTTCACATGCCCTCATTGCCACGGAGAAACCAATATCTTTGGTTCCAATGCAAGGGTTGAGAAGTTATGTCAAGAGCACCAGATCGATTTTCTAGGTGACATCCCATTACATCCCAAtattggagatgatggggaCAGAGGAAAACCCACAGTAGTGGCAGAACCTACGAGTGAGAGGGCGGGTGCCTTTTTAAAGATAGCACAAGACATCTGCCCCAAGATCGATCTTAGTGGTAAATAG